CGGTAATCTTGCCCAGGTCGGCATGGGTGCGCGTGTGCGCGCCGATTTCCACGCCGGCCGAGGCCAGCTCGCGCAATTGCGTCAGCGAGTTGGGCAGCAGCTTCTCGTGTCCCAGCGCCACATCGTGCGGAAATGGTTCGCGACGGAAAATGTATTTCGTCGATACGAAGTAGGTGCAAGGAATTTGCTCGCGAATCAAGAACGGCAGCGCGTGCTTGGTGTTGTCCTCGTAGCCGTCGTCGAACGTGATGCTGGCGCACACGTGCTTATTCACCCCGCTGCGAATCCGTTGTTGCGCTTCAGCCAGTGACACCATCTCGAAGCGGCTTTTCAGCCAGCGCATCTGCCGTTGGAAAGTGCGGTTCGGGCAGGTCCAGGGCGTGGCCCGATCGTCGGCTATGCGGTGATAAAACAGAATCAAGATCGGCGCACGCCCCGCGCGCGCGTCGAGGTGATTTCGCACACAGCGATAAGGCCGAGTGACCTGATAGTACGACCACAACAGTGGCAGCCGCAGGATGTCCATCGAAGCGTTCTCTTGTGATTTAAGGCTGATTCAAGATCTTTGGGGCGATCGACACGGTTCCAGAGGGATTACCATCACCAAGCAATATCAGGGTGGACCTTTGCGCTTTTGGAAGTCGTGCGTCGACGGCTGCCAGTTCAGTTCTTTGCAACCTAGTTCTGTTCACCCTTGCCGTGAGACGCTTCCGCAGACCGTCTCCAGGTCTGCAACTTTTGCCAGCCGCGTTTGACCAGCCCCTTGGCGCGACTACCTGCAAGCCATGCGCGGTAGTGCGTGCGAGCCAACAGGCTGCGCCCGACAATACGAATCCTGGCCAACGGGACGGGCTGGCCACCCAGCGACGCTTTGTAAGGTTCGTCGCCGCGTAAGAAGTCGAAAAACCGATAACCGTCCTCGATCGCCGACCGCAATGATGTCGCGAGCGAGATCCACCCAGGGCTCTCTTCGGCCAGTGCTGGATCGATCCCGCTCTGGTAGTAGTAAATCGTGTCGCCTCCGGTGAAACCGTATTCAACGGCGGCTGGCTTTCCGCCGATTTCCAGCCAGCGCAGTCGCAGACGCCCCAAGTCGAGGAATCGTCGCGCGACTTCCGTATGAAATTGCACGAACCGCGGCGACGAAAAACAGCCCGCGTCGCCCAAGCTCACACGGCGGCGCTGGTGCAGGTCGGCAAGGATTCGCCAGCCCTGGGGAAGCTCGTCTTCATGCTCCACGCAGCGCACGACGGCTCGGCCGGTATCAACCGACCGCCGCAGAAAGCGGCGTGTCTGCTCGCGTCGCGATTTGGATATAGTGGCTAGATAACCGTCCCAGGTCGCGGCCAATGTCGCCTTCCAGGTTCGATACGGTAGACGCCGATCGACCAAATGTCCGCACACTCTCAGCTCGGCAATCAGGCGCTCGAACGCTGGATCATCAGCCCGTACGGCATCAATGTCGATCAAGTCCCATTCACCGGCGCCATCCTCGACGAGCCAGCGCGATATCTCTCGCGCAACT
The window above is part of the Pirellulales bacterium genome. Proteins encoded here:
- a CDS encoding polysaccharide deacetylase family protein; amino-acid sequence: MDILRLPLLWSYYQVTRPYRCVRNHLDARAGRAPILILFYHRIADDRATPWTCPNRTFQRQMRWLKSRFEMVSLAEAQQRIRSGVNKHVCASITFDDGYEDNTKHALPFLIREQIPCTYFVSTKYIFRREPFPHDVALGHEKLLPNSLTQLRELASAGVEIGAHTRTHADLGKITDLQVLKDEVVTAGEELQAAMRRPVRYFAFPFGLYQNLNAEAFHLAYEAGYDGVCSAYGAINRPGDDAFHLQRFHGDTDPVRLKNWATIDPRKNNIPRYQYESALTDGTSTGHEEGAAARSAAHRGGGLSPPGACAGSDV
- a CDS encoding GNAT family N-acetyltransferase; protein product: MTVSFVEPAIEQLLVERIVSVAEMASLAEEWNALAQDVPFLRHEWLETWWRHYGSPSQELFIIALRTADGELVGVAPWYRTTLLSRLRVVRQLGSGEVASDYVGLLAHPDHTDAVAREISRWLVEDGAGEWDLIDIDAVRADDPAFERLIAELRVCGHLVDRRLPYRTWKATLAATWDGYLATISKSRREQTRRFLRRSVDTGRAVVRCVEHEDELPQGWRILADLHQRRRVSLGDAGCFSSPRFVQFHTEVARRFLDLGRLRLRWLEIGGKPAAVEYGFTGGDTIYYYQSGIDPALAEESPGWISLATSLRSAIEDGYRFFDFLRGDEPYKASLGGQPVPLARIRIVGRSLLARTHYRAWLAGSRAKGLVKRGWQKLQTWRRSAEASHGKGEQN